In Candidatus Zixiibacteriota bacterium, one DNA window encodes the following:
- a CDS encoding MotA/TolQ/ExbB proton channel family protein — MPDVTAPAQVGVGSFWDLLGHSSFFAVLILLILLFMSLVSWAIVIAKFRQYRAVDRLNDNFIKLFRNRKRLIDAPAKCAPCKASPLFNMLDDGFHDLQEIVAKRKGQGNLQAGLIELNSHDLDAISKTLERSASEQLAKLEKHVVFLASTANSAPFFGLLGTCWGVMSAFMNIGVRGSASLAVVAPGIAEALIATIVGLGAAIPAVIAYNWCNNKLKFIADDLSNFSLELLSAIQKENEF; from the coding sequence ATGCCGGATGTGACTGCCCCTGCACAAGTTGGCGTGGGAAGTTTCTGGGATCTCCTGGGACATTCCAGCTTCTTCGCCGTTCTGATACTGCTGATACTCCTCTTCATGTCTCTTGTCTCCTGGGCGATCGTTATCGCTAAGTTCAGGCAGTACAGGGCGGTAGACCGTCTCAACGACAATTTCATAAAGCTATTTCGCAACCGGAAAAGGCTTATTGACGCACCTGCGAAATGTGCGCCGTGCAAGGCGAGCCCGCTGTTCAACATGCTCGACGACGGCTTCCATGACCTCCAGGAGATAGTCGCCAAGCGCAAGGGGCAGGGGAATCTGCAGGCAGGGCTGATAGAGCTGAATTCGCATGATCTCGATGCTATATCGAAAACGCTCGAACGGTCTGCCAGCGAACAACTTGCGAAGCTCGAAAAACATGTCGTTTTTCTTGCATCTACTGCCAATTCGGCGCCTTTTTTTGGACTCCTTGGCACCTGCTGGGGTGTGATGAGCGCGTTTATGAATATAGGAGTGCGAGGCTCGGCATCACTGGCGGTCGTTGCTCCCGGTATTGCTGAGGCGTTGATCGCCACGATTGTCGGTCTTGGTGCAGCTATTCCGGCGGTTATCGCGTATAACTGGTGCAACAACAAGCTGAAGTT
- the ligA gene encoding NAD-dependent DNA ligase LigA, which translates to MVRDNSDIEQELRELTDRINYHNHLYYVLDRPEISDAEYDRLFDRLDELERQNPELRRPDSPTQRVGAPPSEKFDQIKHSVPMLSLNKATSEAEFLDFVRRVQVDLKGDRETIEYVTEPKLDGLAVEIVYENGLLTTASTRGDGVTGEVITENVRTIRSVPLRLMIDTPPRLLEVRGEVVITKADFVKLNLTREENGEELFANPRNAAAGSLRQLNPQVTASRPLVMLAYSTGLIDGADFDKHSDALEYLKSVGFKVSNLIKVCGGEDCVVAEYAQFMEERPSLPFDVDGMVVKIDSLRQQRKLGELSRSPRWAVAWKFPPEQANTILENIEVQVGRTGILTPVAHLKPVRVGGVEVKRATLHNEDELKRKGVLIGDTVVVQRAGDVIPEVVSPVIDKRTGKEIEFKMPTTCPACGSKVAKDPDGVYIRCNNIHCPAQVAERIFHFTSKSGVDIDGLGMKLVEQMTQTNLISDAADLYFVTKDQLLGMDRMGEKLADNILAAIDHSRTPDLPHLINALGICNVGEHLAGVLARQFSTIDNLAAADIDGLSAIAEIGPIVAESIKSYFSDKATTEFLQRLRKGGMVFPVEQTAAGPKPLEGQTIVITGTLEDYSRSQAKKLLENLGARIASSVSNKTDAVVVGANPGSKYDKALALGIKILDEKELKRLLEAK; encoded by the coding sequence ATGGTTCGAGATAACAGTGATATTGAGCAGGAACTTAGGGAGCTTACTGACAGGATCAATTACCATAACCATCTCTACTACGTCTTAGATCGCCCCGAGATTTCTGACGCTGAATATGACCGTCTCTTCGACCGACTCGATGAACTGGAGAGGCAGAATCCGGAACTTCGCCGTCCCGACTCCCCGACCCAGAGAGTGGGCGCACCGCCTTCAGAGAAATTCGATCAGATCAAGCATTCGGTTCCGATGCTGAGCCTGAACAAGGCAACCTCTGAGGCTGAATTTCTTGATTTCGTCAGACGTGTGCAGGTAGATCTCAAAGGAGATCGTGAGACAATCGAATATGTCACTGAACCGAAACTGGACGGTTTGGCGGTCGAGATTGTCTATGAGAATGGCCTCCTTACGACAGCGTCCACGCGCGGAGATGGGGTTACCGGCGAAGTCATCACCGAAAATGTGAGAACCATCAGAAGCGTCCCTCTGCGGCTCATGATTGATACACCTCCGAGACTTCTTGAAGTGCGCGGTGAGGTAGTGATCACGAAAGCGGACTTCGTAAAGCTCAATCTGACCAGAGAAGAGAATGGCGAGGAGCTGTTTGCGAATCCGCGCAATGCCGCGGCGGGATCTCTCAGGCAGCTCAACCCACAGGTCACGGCATCAAGACCCCTTGTAATGCTTGCATATTCCACCGGTTTGATCGATGGAGCTGACTTCGATAAGCACTCCGATGCCCTCGAATATTTGAAGAGCGTCGGCTTCAAAGTCAGCAATCTAATAAAGGTCTGCGGAGGCGAAGATTGTGTTGTCGCTGAGTACGCTCAGTTCATGGAAGAGAGACCTTCTTTGCCTTTTGATGTTGACGGCATGGTGGTAAAGATCGACTCCCTCCGTCAACAGCGGAAGCTCGGTGAGCTTTCAAGATCGCCCCGATGGGCGGTGGCATGGAAATTCCCTCCCGAGCAAGCAAACACGATTCTCGAGAACATCGAAGTTCAGGTGGGACGTACCGGCATCCTGACACCGGTTGCGCATCTCAAACCTGTGCGGGTAGGCGGCGTCGAGGTGAAGCGGGCGACTTTGCATAATGAGGATGAGCTCAAACGCAAGGGCGTGCTGATCGGCGATACTGTCGTAGTCCAGAGAGCGGGCGATGTGATTCCCGAAGTAGTCAGTCCCGTGATCGACAAGCGCACTGGCAAAGAGATCGAATTCAAGATGCCGACAACCTGCCCCGCATGCGGATCGAAGGTCGCAAAAGACCCGGATGGCGTCTACATAAGGTGCAACAACATCCACTGTCCGGCTCAGGTGGCGGAGCGCATCTTTCACTTCACTTCGAAATCCGGCGTTGACATCGACGGCCTTGGAATGAAGCTCGTCGAGCAGATGACCCAGACGAACCTGATCAGCGACGCAGCTGATTTATACTTCGTGACCAAAGATCAGCTCCTCGGCATGGACCGGATGGGGGAGAAACTGGCTGACAACATTCTGGCGGCAATTGACCACAGCAGGACTCCCGATCTGCCGCATCTAATCAACGCTCTGGGCATATGCAACGTCGGCGAACATCTCGCAGGCGTGCTGGCAAGACAATTTTCGACAATTGACAATCTTGCTGCTGCAGATATCGATGGCCTGTCAGCAATTGCTGAGATCGGGCCGATTGTCGCTGAGTCAATCAAATCTTACTTCTCCGACAAGGCTACGACCGAATTCTTGCAGCGGCTGCGAAAAGGCGGTATGGTCTTCCCTGTCGAGCAAACCGCGGCCGGTCCGAAGCCGCTCGAAGGGCAGACGATTGTGATCACCGGCACACTCGAGGACTATTCCCGCTCTCAGGCGAAGAAGCTTCTCGAGAATCTCGGAGCACGAATCGCATCATCCGTTTCGAATAAGACAGATGCCGTCGTGGTGGGAGCAAACCCGGGATCAAAGTACGACAAAGCGCTTGCACTCGGGATCAAGATCCTGGATGAAAAGGAACTAAAGAGACTCTTGGAGGCGAAATAA
- a CDS encoding AI-2E family transporter, translating into MEDRLLKIQTIAVPVISIMVMSVFLYYAKPILVPIVLGITFAFILNPAVKLLKRLKVPHVVAVVVVVFVALAIFLSVGGLIGSQASELVIKLPQYWTAFQAELAKQLDKFPSLMQYLPGDSSTEPGTDILENIKWNDIASLSKFLFAGIGSAFSMLGKTVLVLLMTLFVLIEQVGFKRRLAHLFGTEHSGASAEIVNQISDNVSGFLAVKFTTTFALAVVVTIGLVIMGVPYAYVWGPVAGLLNLVPYVGAVIGAIPPMIVASIEYKSMWWFLYVGIFFFVLQFLEGNIITPKLVGNRINLNLTSVLIATLYWGWLWGGVGVILALPITATFKVISEHVEALRPIGHLLDGSFKA; encoded by the coding sequence ATGGAAGACCGCTTGCTAAAAATCCAGACTATCGCCGTTCCGGTAATATCGATAATGGTGATGTCGGTGTTCTTATACTACGCCAAACCGATCCTTGTGCCTATTGTGCTCGGAATAACATTCGCATTCATCCTGAATCCGGCGGTTAAGCTGTTGAAGAGGCTCAAAGTTCCACACGTCGTGGCTGTCGTGGTAGTCGTGTTTGTCGCTCTTGCGATTTTCCTATCCGTCGGTGGGCTGATAGGATCGCAGGCCAGCGAATTAGTCATTAAGCTGCCGCAGTACTGGACCGCATTCCAGGCCGAACTGGCGAAACAACTCGACAAATTCCCGTCTCTGATGCAGTATCTACCGGGTGACTCGTCCACGGAGCCTGGGACGGACATCCTCGAAAACATCAAATGGAATGATATCGCTTCGCTTTCGAAGTTTCTTTTTGCCGGTATCGGATCTGCATTTTCGATGCTGGGCAAGACCGTGCTGGTGCTGCTGATGACACTCTTTGTGCTCATCGAGCAGGTCGGATTCAAGCGCAGGCTTGCACACCTGTTCGGCACCGAGCACTCCGGGGCATCCGCAGAGATAGTGAATCAAATATCAGATAATGTCTCCGGTTTCCTCGCGGTTAAGTTCACCACGACATTCGCGCTTGCCGTTGTCGTCACCATCGGGCTGGTCATCATGGGCGTACCGTATGCCTATGTATGGGGGCCTGTTGCCGGACTGCTGAATCTGGTGCCCTACGTTGGGGCCGTAATCGGAGCAATTCCACCGATGATAGTCGCATCAATCGAGTACAAGTCAATGTGGTGGTTCCTATATGTCGGGATATTCTTCTTCGTGCTTCAATTCCTTGAAGGAAACATCATAACGCCGAAACTTGTTGGCAACAGGATCAATCTGAACCTGACTTCAGTGTTGATCGCGACACTCTATTGGGGATGGCTCTGGGGAGGAGTCGGTGTTATCCTCGCCCTGCCGATTACAGCAACATTCAAAGTCATCAGCGAGCATGTCGAAGCGCTGCGACCAATAGGACACCTGCTCGATGGAAGTTTCAAGGCATAA
- a CDS encoding dockerin type I repeat-containing protein — translation MSRKSKFICAFAVLLLLLPLTAVAKKASIPTDNSSTLSQYGKHQVSRALDGSEEPAGIPQGSQFGSSLAPLDSRASTVVGRTWYEPVQNGTMGRNIVWNPANNLVHFVWMKKTTETAIRKISYANYNTATTLWQWGGVAGDGKDISGNNGGYTTIDVTSAGQAVVALHEGPSGPLYATKANIDASGTGLGTFPSPWPVAPGPPNCEAVWTGGWEDNSVYIWPKIDWRDSAGATIMHIASIESPGCDPLVGCPGEVQSIVYYRYTQSDPAGFAACGTFIDSSYDIGQVIRTYPAQNKVALVYLKPFYYEDQPDPVMNPCGEIGVGYYQWQNDVCYYESTDDGFSIINGTATFTNVTDYTAGHTIKTNEIPYKAYTDLAAMYDSDGTLHIVWPTPIYEPGGDNPCSPHYATKIWHWDDSPSGCISLVYDASHPAYHCDPGAWNMSTAKVNISQCDDRYYVTFTRFGAHTSENGDTSSDCSQTPMANGDVYIVGSIDGQIWGPGGTAPVYNAGNAGNGSPAKKGTAVNLTNTWTDECAAGDCHSEHWPSMAMNSTGVVHIFYMDDKDAGTNIQPDEGIATQNDMRYMTYECFTPDPICAFTWTPTSIGHPLFISPVGGTDCTGPTTVDVDVTISNAGNLEAGYVLTSNAAWLTPASIAGTAPVGCFNTATETFTIGPIATEGTYFATITVTGCDGEVTGSIPVMIHCYCKFYLPEYEILSTSCWSVGVWNEPRSGIATNGNEGNMWWYDDSATFMYDEGLVITLADDTTTTWFSFFDGSDSNVFFEPRAFITTASFGTYEYAKGVFSEHDPNNNPKIHGEIEYFVPTHPDTCVLIEYTKICNSSEEVLRLHIGEGIDWDIPDSGGGSDNHSGTDASRQMVYQQGGPAGDPEANYFGGASICETIAGAIVLENDTTVYPNSGYIPAWIGGLLARHSGYVASDPDSFEDLNSFYAIYQDVELAPDSCVWFTKVKAGSKTGLANLQLAIDKGRQWAADHGVGMPCISGDADESGAVDIDDVVYLIAYIFTGGPPPLPYVCCGDADGSGGVDIDDVVYLIAYIFTGGPAPLNSCQACLNGIF, via the coding sequence ATGAGCAGAAAGAGTAAGTTCATTTGCGCATTTGCAGTGTTACTGCTGTTGTTGCCTCTGACAGCAGTCGCCAAGAAAGCGTCGATTCCAACGGACAATTCCAGCACGCTCAGCCAGTACGGAAAGCACCAGGTATCGAGAGCGCTTGATGGTTCCGAAGAGCCGGCAGGCATACCGCAAGGCTCACAATTCGGATCATCCTTGGCCCCGCTCGATTCCCGGGCAAGTACCGTCGTTGGACGCACCTGGTATGAACCGGTGCAAAACGGTACGATGGGAAGAAACATAGTCTGGAATCCGGCGAACAACCTTGTCCACTTCGTGTGGATGAAGAAAACGACAGAAACCGCTATTAGGAAAATCTCCTACGCCAATTACAACACCGCAACAACCCTATGGCAATGGGGCGGAGTGGCTGGAGACGGCAAAGACATCTCCGGAAACAACGGCGGATACACGACAATCGATGTCACCTCGGCTGGACAGGCCGTCGTTGCTCTGCACGAAGGACCATCCGGGCCGTTGTACGCAACCAAGGCCAACATCGATGCGTCAGGTACAGGGCTGGGAACATTCCCCTCCCCGTGGCCGGTAGCACCGGGACCTCCGAACTGCGAAGCGGTGTGGACGGGCGGCTGGGAAGATAACAGCGTATATATATGGCCCAAAATCGATTGGAGAGACTCGGCAGGAGCCACCATCATGCACATCGCATCTATCGAAAGTCCCGGATGCGATCCCTTAGTTGGCTGCCCCGGCGAGGTTCAGTCGATTGTGTACTACCGCTATACCCAGTCCGATCCGGCGGGATTCGCGGCATGCGGTACGTTCATCGATTCGTCTTATGACATCGGACAAGTGATTCGAACCTACCCGGCTCAGAACAAGGTTGCACTTGTCTACCTGAAGCCGTTCTACTACGAAGACCAGCCCGATCCGGTGATGAACCCCTGCGGTGAGATCGGGGTCGGCTATTATCAGTGGCAGAACGATGTTTGCTATTACGAGTCTACCGATGATGGTTTCTCAATCATCAACGGCACTGCTACATTCACGAATGTGACCGACTATACAGCCGGCCACACAATTAAGACTAACGAGATTCCATACAAGGCATATACTGACCTCGCAGCAATGTACGACAGCGACGGCACTCTGCATATTGTCTGGCCGACACCGATTTACGAACCAGGCGGCGACAATCCCTGCAGCCCGCACTATGCAACGAAGATCTGGCACTGGGATGACTCTCCGTCCGGATGTATCTCACTGGTATATGATGCTTCACATCCAGCTTACCACTGCGATCCGGGTGCATGGAACATGTCGACGGCCAAGGTCAACATTTCTCAGTGTGATGACAGATACTATGTCACGTTCACACGCTTCGGTGCGCATACGTCCGAAAATGGAGACACTAGCTCCGACTGTTCGCAGACTCCGATGGCCAACGGCGATGTCTATATCGTCGGTTCAATTGACGGCCAGATCTGGGGACCGGGCGGCACCGCTCCTGTATACAATGCGGGCAATGCCGGCAACGGCTCGCCTGCCAAGAAAGGCACAGCTGTTAACCTGACCAATACCTGGACAGACGAGTGCGCTGCGGGCGACTGCCACAGCGAACACTGGCCATCCATGGCAATGAATTCAACCGGAGTTGTCCATATTTTCTACATGGACGATAAAGACGCCGGTACAAACATTCAGCCGGATGAAGGCATCGCGACTCAGAACGACATGAGATACATGACCTACGAGTGTTTCACGCCCGATCCAATCTGCGCCTTCACCTGGACACCGACTTCGATCGGCCACCCGCTCTTCATATCGCCGGTCGGCGGCACGGATTGTACCGGACCGACGACGGTTGATGTCGATGTCACGATCTCAAACGCCGGCAACCTTGAGGCCGGTTATGTACTCACTTCGAACGCGGCGTGGCTGACACCAGCTTCAATAGCCGGAACAGCGCCTGTCGGATGCTTCAATACGGCGACGGAAACATTCACTATCGGGCCGATTGCAACCGAAGGAACGTATTTCGCAACGATCACTGTGACCGGCTGCGATGGCGAAGTAACCGGTTCGATCCCCGTCATGATCCACTGCTATTGCAAGTTCTATCTGCCGGAGTACGAGATTCTATCTACCAGTTGCTGGTCGGTCGGAGTCTGGAACGAACCACGTTCCGGAATCGCCACCAACGGCAACGAAGGAAACATGTGGTGGTATGACGATAGTGCGACTTTCATGTATGACGAAGGTCTCGTAATCACGCTCGCCGATGACACGACTACGACCTGGTTCTCATTCTTCGACGGATCAGACTCGAACGTGTTCTTCGAGCCGCGTGCATTCATCACGACGGCCTCATTCGGAACCTACGAATATGCCAAGGGCGTATTCTCAGAGCATGATCCCAACAACAACCCGAAGATCCATGGCGAGATCGAATACTTTGTGCCGACGCACCCCGACACGTGCGTGCTGATCGAGTACACGAAGATATGTAACTCGTCGGAGGAAGTTCTCAGGCTCCACATCGGTGAAGGCATCGACTGGGATATTCCAGACAGCGGAGGCGGATCCGACAACCACAGCGGAACGGATGCCTCCAGACAGATGGTGTATCAGCAGGGTGGACCTGCGGGTGATCCTGAAGCAAACTACTTCGGTGGAGCCTCAATCTGCGAGACAATCGCCGGTGCGATTGTCCTTGAGAACGATACCACAGTCTATCCCAACAGTGGCTATATCCCTGCATGGATAGGTGGACTGCTGGCAAGACATTCCGGATATGTCGCATCGGACCCCGATTCATTTGAGGATCTGAACTCGTTCTATGCGATCTATCAGGATGTTGAGTTAGCTCCGGACAGCTGCGTCTGGTTCACCAAGGTCAAGGCGGGATCAAAGACCGGTCTTGCGAATCTGCAGCTGGCTATCGACAAAGGACGCCAGTGGGCGGCAGATCACGGAGTCGGCATGCCCTGCATATCGGGCGATGCTGATGAGAGCGGCGCTGTGGATATCGACGACGTCGTATATCTGATCGCGTACATCTTTACAGGCGGTCCGCCACCGCTGCCATACGTCTGTTGCGGCGACGCCGACGGAAGTGGCGGGGTCGATATTGACGACGTGGTCTACTTGATTGCATACATATTCACTGGTGGTCCGGCCCCATTGAACTCCTGCCAGGCTTGCTTGAACGGAATCTTCTAG
- a CDS encoding isocitrate/isopropylmalate dehydrogenase family protein encodes MAKYRIAWLPGDGVGVDVMEAARIVLDKLGLDAEYPHGDIGWEFWCKEGNPLPDRTIELLKKADCALFGAITSKPKEEAERELIPELQGTNLVYSSPIVGLRQLFDLGTNLRPCKGYEGNPLNYRDGVDLCVFRENTEDLYSGVEFFPFPEDVFDAIKAKNKKIARFEKYGLDKLAVSMRIISEQASTSIITAAFEYAKKYGYKSVTVVEKPNVIRETSGLFVRTARTVAKKYPDIELWETNIDAMCMWLLKNPLDYGVIVTSNMFGDIISDLCAQLVGGLGFACSGNIGKEVAVFEPTHGSAPKYAGKYKVNPMAMLLTTKMMLDWLDETDMANALESAIAKVIKDGKIRTYDMGGSNTTLEVGHAVADNL; translated from the coding sequence ATGGCAAAGTATCGGATCGCGTGGCTGCCGGGTGACGGAGTCGGCGTTGATGTAATGGAGGCGGCAAGGATCGTCCTCGACAAACTCGGACTCGATGCTGAATATCCGCATGGTGATATCGGCTGGGAATTCTGGTGCAAGGAAGGAAATCCGCTTCCGGATCGAACAATTGAATTGCTCAAGAAGGCTGACTGCGCGCTATTCGGTGCGATTACTTCAAAACCGAAAGAGGAAGCCGAGCGGGAGCTGATCCCTGAGCTGCAGGGAACGAACCTCGTATACTCATCTCCAATCGTCGGACTGCGCCAGCTCTTTGACCTCGGCACCAATCTCAGACCATGCAAGGGGTACGAGGGGAACCCGCTCAATTATCGCGATGGCGTCGATCTTTGTGTATTTCGTGAGAATACAGAGGATCTCTATAGCGGTGTCGAATTCTTTCCGTTCCCTGAAGATGTCTTTGACGCTATCAAGGCAAAGAACAAGAAGATTGCACGGTTTGAGAAATATGGCTTAGACAAACTTGCAGTGTCGATGCGGATCATCTCTGAGCAGGCCTCGACGAGCATAATCACGGCGGCATTTGAGTACGCGAAGAAGTACGGCTACAAAAGTGTCACTGTGGTCGAGAAACCGAACGTTATCCGCGAGACCTCCGGGCTTTTCGTTCGCACAGCTCGAACAGTAGCAAAAAAATATCCCGATATTGAACTCTGGGAAACCAACATAGATGCCATGTGCATGTGGCTGCTTAAGAATCCGCTCGATTACGGAGTGATCGTCACTTCAAACATGTTCGGGGACATCATCTCCGATTTGTGTGCTCAGCTTGTCGGCGGACTCGGGTTCGCATGCTCCGGCAACATCGGCAAGGAAGTCGCGGTGTTCGAGCCGACGCACGGCTCTGCACCGAAGTACGCCGGGAAGTACAAAGTAAACCCGATGGCAATGCTGCTCACGACCAAGATGATGCTCGATTGGCTCGATGAGACTGATATGGCGAATGCGCTTGAATCTGCAATCGCCAAGGTTATCAAGGATGGCAAGATTCGCACATACGATATGGGCGGATCGAACACAACGCTTGAAGTAGGCCACGCAGTAGCCGACAATTTGTAA
- a CDS encoding PorV/PorQ family protein — translation MIPNHKSGIRLAIAVVSLICLTASMASAQTYTDRGASGVAGLRIAPGAAQAGSAEAFGAVASDVFALYYNPAGTVHAGTYSVGLMHNEWIDDIRSEYVGFVYRPDKIAIGLSILYNSIGDIERRTDPTTEPLSLFDAQDLIAGLTVGAVISPELSIGLTTKLIYEKIDVTSGSAYAVDLGGLYEFMPGILLGLSVSNLGSKMKLQDQEDDLPTVVRGGGSYSYRTFKFGASLVTPTDGKAHLHVGAENVISEILTLRAGYASGYDIRDLAFGFGVRHKFASIDYSYTPIESDLGDSHRFSLTFSWR, via the coding sequence ATGATTCCAAATCATAAATCAGGCATCAGACTGGCCATTGCGGTCGTAAGTCTCATTTGCCTGACGGCGTCGATGGCATCGGCGCAGACTTACACCGATCGCGGAGCGAGCGGAGTCGCCGGTCTCAGAATAGCGCCAGGTGCAGCACAGGCTGGCTCTGCGGAGGCTTTCGGCGCAGTTGCATCTGACGTATTTGCGCTTTATTATAATCCCGCTGGCACCGTACACGCCGGAACTTACTCTGTTGGACTTATGCATAACGAGTGGATCGACGATATTCGCTCCGAGTATGTAGGTTTTGTCTATCGCCCTGACAAGATCGCCATCGGTTTGTCGATCCTGTACAATTCAATCGGAGACATCGAAAGAAGGACGGATCCGACGACCGAACCTTTGTCACTATTCGATGCCCAGGATCTGATTGCTGGCTTGACGGTTGGTGCGGTAATATCACCCGAATTGTCGATTGGACTTACCACCAAACTGATCTACGAAAAGATTGATGTCACTTCCGGTAGCGCATACGCAGTTGATCTTGGAGGCTTGTATGAATTCATGCCGGGCATCCTGTTAGGACTGTCGGTATCGAATCTTGGCTCGAAGATGAAACTTCAAGATCAAGAGGATGATCTGCCGACCGTTGTTCGCGGCGGCGGCTCGTACTCGTATCGTACATTCAAGTTCGGCGCAAGTCTTGTGACTCCTACTGATGGCAAGGCTCACCTCCATGTGGGCGCCGAAAACGTTATTTCAGAAATCCTGACCCTAAGGGCCGGTTATGCGTCCGGATACGATATTCGCGATCTCGCTTTCGGCTTTGGTGTTAGACATAAATTCGCATCAATTGATTACAGTTATACTCCCATTGAGTCAGATCTTGGTGACTCGCACAGGTTTTCACTGACGTTTAGCTGGAGGTAA
- a CDS encoding PorV/PorQ family protein, protein MKKLLIAFLLIPACFVSQVIAETGDGGYAGSFLQVGLSARAVGMGQAYYGVSDDASAIFYNPAGSVFELKKRVGFSYRVMDMDRKLGYASIDIPARGEATISFGWIFRGVGSIVERNELGDPGDNLDDSENALMIGFSRRFSRYVAVGGTGKYMFANLAGVKSNTVSFDVGTYVKLSKGEGLDEDSKLDFVRFGLVVANLGARYIWTTGDYWATRGELGDSRTDDFPILIGGGVSVMGLNKKLLVAVDARKYQWQSISLHAGTEYALSDIFKLRTGLDGFHPTFGGAVTKRLDSYDLQLNYAFSASKAGERSDHIFSVGITF, encoded by the coding sequence ATGAAGAAATTACTAATTGCATTCTTGCTCATTCCAGCATGTTTCGTCTCCCAGGTGATCGCCGAAACTGGAGACGGCGGATATGCAGGATCGTTCCTACAGGTTGGCCTATCGGCCCGTGCTGTTGGAATGGGGCAGGCATACTATGGTGTTTCGGATGATGCCTCCGCGATTTTCTATAATCCCGCCGGTTCGGTGTTTGAATTGAAGAAAAGAGTCGGCTTCTCATATCGCGTAATGGATATGGACAGAAAACTCGGATATGCTTCCATCGATATCCCTGCCAGGGGAGAGGCTACAATTTCATTTGGTTGGATTTTCAGGGGAGTGGGGAGCATCGTAGAGCGAAATGAGCTTGGAGACCCGGGCGACAATCTTGATGACTCTGAGAATGCGCTCATGATTGGATTTTCCAGACGGTTCTCCAGGTATGTCGCTGTGGGAGGAACCGGGAAGTACATGTTCGCAAATCTGGCTGGTGTAAAGTCTAACACGGTCAGTTTCGACGTAGGCACTTATGTCAAGCTCTCCAAGGGAGAAGGGCTTGATGAAGACTCGAAGCTCGATTTCGTGCGATTCGGATTGGTAGTTGCGAACCTTGGCGCCCGCTACATCTGGACCACGGGAGATTACTGGGCTACCCGGGGTGAGCTCGGGGATTCGCGGACGGATGATTTCCCGATTCTTATCGGAGGCGGTGTGTCGGTTATGGGTCTGAATAAGAAGCTCCTCGTTGCTGTGGATGCGCGGAAGTATCAGTGGCAGTCGATCAGCCTGCATGCTGGAACTGAGTACGCCCTGTCTGATATATTCAAACTGAGAACCGGACTCGATGGTTTTCACCCGACATTCGGCGGCGCAGTTACCAAGAGGCTTGATTCTTATGATCTGCAGCTGAATTACGCGTTTTCCGCATCGAAAGCGGGAGAGAGATCTGATCACATATTCAGTGTTGGGATTACATTTTGA